Below is a genomic region from Carassius carassius chromosome 50, fCarCar2.1, whole genome shotgun sequence.
TCTCAGTATGCTGTTTCAAGATTGGAGGTTTTGTGTGTTGTCAATGAAACCATTAATTTAAGCGTCTCATAGCTCTGACGTTTATTAATGCTTGAACTCAATGAATGTCttaagcatcttttttttttgttcaggtaTTTAATATTGACGTCAGGCAGTTACACTGGGCAGAATACATGGAGAATTACTGCATGGGCACTAAGAAGTATGTTCTCAATGAAGAGTTGTCAGGACTCCCAGCGGCACGCAAACACTTGAACAAGTAAGTATTGAAGTTCTCTAGGTTACCTTCAGGATAACTGTTAATCTAGAGGGACGATCACTCTGATGATAGCTTCTGCACTGTCGTATGCAACTTCTCAACTCTGTCCCATTCCCATGTGGGAAAGAGACATAAATAAGTTTgatgaaaacacattttataagTATTCCTAGATGTGCAAATTCATGTGACTTTTCCTCACTTTTGGGTAATTTAACACTCGGTTTTTAGTGTGCGGGTTACTAACAATGCGTCATATACAGTGTTGGGTGTAACACGTtcttaaaactgcatttatttgagtaaaagtacagtaaaaatagtaatattatgaaatataattacaatttaaaagaactgttttctatttaaatatatgtgaccatggaccacaagtGTAAccataagtgtaaatttttcgaaattgagatttatacataatctgaaagctgaataaataagctttccattgatgtaagtTTTATTAGGGTCAGACAGTATTTGGTTGAgatactatttgaaaatctggaatttgagagtgcaaaaaaatctaaatactgagaaaatcgccttttagattggtccaaattaattcttagcaatgtatattactaatcagaaattaagttttgatatatttacagtaggaaatttacaagatATCTTCAAGGAacctgatctttacttaatatcctaatgatgttTGGCATAAAAATTTGctgctaatttattattattataagttctTATTAGTATCCAtgttaaaaacattgtttttgctgcttcatatttttctggaaacagtaatacctttttttcaggattctttgataattagaaagttcaaaagaacaggaatatttggaatagaaatcttctgtaatatcttacaaatttctgttacttttgattaatttaggcTACGTTTTCGTTTTAAAACGCATAATTTTTGCTACAGTTACGCATGTCATGTACATTACCCGGTGTTTTCGACCCTGAAAACTGAGACTTTCAAAAACGCTGCAGGCCCCATTTTAGTTTGGAAACTCTGGGGTTGTGTTTAAGTGTAAACAGACCAAAACTGAGAATTTTTAAAACGGAGTACATGCAAGAATGGTCATTTGACCTGCATTTTTGGTGTGTAGTGTGGACTCAGAACGTTTCTGAAAACGAAGTGAAAACGCCAGTGTAGATGaggatcattttcattttaaaacgcagatttaaaacaaaaacacactggtGTAAACcgctttaatgtgtccttgctgaataaaagtattaattgctTGCTTTCTTTCCTTTTAATCTTACcttaaacttttaaattgtagtgtgtcatggtttccacaaaaacatcatGTCATCAacgtcatgtgacactaaagactttttctttttgtcaattattctttgttttgttttcctgtagGCTGCGGAACATTCGCTACACTTTCAACACCATCTTGGTAGTGTTAATCTGGCGCATTTTCATTGCCCGTTCTCAGATGGCCAGAAACATCTGGTACTTCGTCGTCAGCTTGTGCTTCAAGTTCCTCTCCTATTTCAGAGCCTCAAGCACCATGAGATACTGAATCCACCCCAATTGTCCTTTCCCACCCCTCTTTCCCAACGGCTATGCACATACTTCTGCTTTGCGACACTCCAGAATCTGAGGGTCAAGCGTATGGGCGTAATATCCGCAATCCTCCCCTCCTGCGCAAGTATGCCCTCAACATCACAGGGTGCAAGTGCACTCATCTGCTATGTAGGAAGCATGAATTTTCAGGGCTCGAGGTTTAAGAAGCTCGCTCAGCACAATGAGAGCGAGTGTGTTCATGCCGAGCACGTTTGAGCACTTATTTGTACCTGTTCCACCTCCTGAACGCAAACAGGTTTTGGACAACTCTTTATTATGGGTTACATACCAGTTCATACTTGTTGCCAGTATTGGTCCCTTTCCAACTGTAATCAACGAagcacaagaagaaaaaaaaaaaagagagagatggcTTTGTCTCAGCTCTGTGCCTACAATTCAATAATAACCTTCATGCCCAATGTCTTTTTTTAGATTCATGGCTTTTGCCTTACATTTTTCCCGTTCCTCGCCATCTTTGAGATGAAATTTATTAACGTGTCACCAAAAAACTAAGCGTCTCGAGTGTCTGATTCCAGGCCTTATGTTTGTCTTCACAATGTCGCCTTCAGTCAATACCAAAATCTcattttgaaatacttttttgTGTACTACTTAACGATTTTTGTGAAAGCAATCAACTGCTTTGtcaattatttctttgatattaatAAACTTGTTAGTTTTCCTCAGAAATGCTAGCAAAAGCAAGCATCAGTTTGTTCACCTGCTAAAACCTTTTAAGAATTATGAGGCTTATCAATAAACATGAGCAGACAGCATTTGCGTCGACGGTTCATAAAGCCATTGACGTTATACAAACGATTTACAGATTCGTTCTGCTCGTGATTAAAGCGTGATAATTATTTCTTGCCATAACTTATTAGTGTTCAGGTAATGGGCGTTTGTACATAAAACATGTCATCTTTTGTGTAAAGCTGTGTGAGAAAACCAAATATGTCGGCTTATATGTAGGCTAATTTAGTGTATTTACGTTCTTTAGCGCTTTGAGTCCATCATATCAGACGAGGGGGATGGATCAATTTAACTGGACtgtgtgtttttctttccttttttctcccAAATTGTTCTGCGAGTTGTCAATGTTGAAGTAATGTGAAAGAGCTAATGGATATATGTTTTCTAAATCATTCTATTTAGATAAATCATTGAAATGTAACTTTATCTGCTACCAAGTATTTTCCATGTTTGAAATAAATAGGAAGTGATTgtttatgacgcaaaatgacaaGTGAAATGAAGAAATGAAAATGCACCATataggctgcttttatggtcacACATGCTTCGGATCACAATGTCAAGTTATCTTTGTCATACAAGCCAGTCTCTTTGCACAGCTAAATATCATGCCAGGAAACGCTAGTTGATGGATATTGTTACTAACTGTGTGGAATATAGATTAAGTATTCGGACTTTTCTATTAATGatgaactgataaaaaaataaacgcACTTCTATGAGGATCCATATTTTTATGTGGGAGTTTGAGTGGAATAGTGATTTTTGAAAACCAGTTCTGTGTATTCAAGGTCTCAttaagagtattttttttttttaccccaaaatagggtcaaataaaacaaatatatagtaTGTTTTTCCCTATAATACTCAGATTATCTTTGTAGTTTTCTCTGTGATAGGTAAAATAGGTTTCATTGGGTTTCTTGTGTGTTAGGTCACCTCATGTTTCATTTCCCACAGCATTGTATAAcgatgatatatttttttcttccttaaGATCAAGCTTAAGTAAGGCCTGATGGGCCAAATGTAGATTGTTTTCCTTTATTTTGTCTGCCTTATGTACTTTTTGTTAAATCTCCTGTAACAATCAAGAAATGTGAACTATTCTTTACTATGTCAAGCAGTCTGGTTTCTGGGAGAATTGTATTTGCCACATAAAAATGTCAGTGGAGGGTAAAAAATAAATGGGTGCCTTTTGTTTGTAAACCAAAAGAAATTAAGAATAAACTATGTGAACTTATTTTTCAGTTGAATGGGTCATAATTGGCTATTACCGCTTTATATAATTTAAGCACATAACTTAAAACTTAATGCACTAGgaagtaaaatataatttgaagcCATACAGAATCTGTCAGGTTTTAATGATAAATCTGTAAAACGTTTACCATCACATTTGTGTGAAAATTAGCCAGTAAATTCAATAGTAGTAAATTGGTTGCCTCATCCATATGTACTACAATTCAATACTGCCATCTGCTGTTCACATTTCCTGAATCACTCCGGTACGCCTATAATAAATCTTTATATCCGGACTATTTCAGACTGGCTCGGGGAGGTGCCGCTGCGGAGTAGCCCAGTACCTGCGTGATTCATTGActtaaacagagagaagtagctccggctacaatgttcttccgcaagacgaatactgttctgtttattaaccgctagagcgtcaaagttacagactgcagctttaatgtttgcttttaaacatttgattttcaAAATAAGTTCAggagtcagaatttttttttctcataaatcatatttatttagaaGGAATATAATGACAAGCTAGTTCCACATATTCAGGACATTGTCATCGTCTTATCAAAATACTATTTGAAACATTTGTAATTCCATTTATGTAGTAGCAcacaaattacacaaaaaaagGTATAAATTAAATCTACTCTTATTGAATTAAGAGGACAAAGAAGGCACTTTGATGCTACAAATAGAGTGCAAATTACAACACTGATTAATGTTCAGTTTTATTGGGAGCGATCAGTCCGCATTTCCTTCGCCAGAACTGTTCCTCTCATCCACACACAATGATTTATTACTGTAACATAAAACAGATAAATTTGAGTCTTTTTGttctctgaaaaaaagaaaaaaaaaaatatatatatatatatatatacagagagagagagttctttattttatatatatatatatatatatatatatatatatatatatatatatatatatatatatatatatatagaatttctTGGTGCCCACATAGTTCCCATCTGATTCATGCTGCTGACTAAAATACCTAGAGCTTGTCTTACCAGCAAGCTGCAATCTGACTGGGTGGCTAGATTACAGTTATAAAAAGCACAGTCGTCTATGCAAACATCATTGTTTTCATGCCAAACTACTTTAGCTGTAACATATAAGCTAGACCTTTGCAAGGAATATTTGTGAAGAAACTGTCTCACTTGAGAGGCTGGCAGTGCAGGCCTGCAGCACAGGGGCAGTGCACCCGCGGCCCCTCCTCGTCCCACAGTAACAGATCCATCAGCTGATTGGGGTGACTGTGGCAACCCTGGCCTTCCTGTGGCTTGGGGCGGCACACGGGGAAGAGCAGGGctggagaggaaaaaaagaaagaaacattaaaaagagGAGGGTGGGAGAGACagagactacagagaggaacagcaGAAAGGAAGGAGATTAGGATGAGATGGACTCCAGATCACAGGAAATGTAGTGATATATCAAAACCACAGCAAATGTTGTTGGTTTTTATCTTGCAAATTATAAAGGCGTATCTGGGAATGCTAAGAAAACTGAGGAACGTTGTGAACCGAGTGGGCGAGTAGTGCAATTCTAAATTCAAGGAAACAATTATTTAGTACTTTGAAGGGAAATCTGGACTGGGAGGCCAAGTGAAACTGGATATTTTTCAGATGTTTTACTGCATAACTAACTGCATACTGATATCGAGCATGGTTGTTTATACAGGCACTTCTATGTCTCAAGggctgatttttttattaaaacaaaacaaaaaaaaggtctTTTGGTTATATGAAAGTTAAAACGTTCACTTATGCCTTTACTTATTTTTGCTACTTTTAAGATGCATTATATTTATAGGATTAGTTATATCATCGTCTCAGACTTTAAATCTTAAAACACGGACATCTATCATAAAAATCATGTATTATTAGAATTGTAAAACTATGATAATCTAAACAAAGATTTAAGAACCTTTGTGAAAGGCGCAGCAGTGTTGAGGACTGCAGTCGCTCTGGTACTGACAGATGGTTCCAGATTGTCCTTTAGTTCTGTTCTGAGAACAAACACCCCACACACACAGCTGATCTCCACAACACTCCACGTCCTTCGTGCACTCCTGACAATTCAAGAAGCAGAAAAGGAATTTACCATTAAACATTAGCAATTAAACAATTCAATATACactatatacacaaaaaaaaaactatataaaatttaaatataattcaataattttttttttttttactttttaacaacacacatatacacacatacatttaaatagcatataaaatagcaattatacaattatatatactcatgtgtgtgtgtgtgtgtgtatatatatatgtgtgtgtgtgtgtgtgtgtgtgtgtgtgtgtatatatatatatataaatttaatgtaaatacttttatatatattcaaaatataagtatatatttacatatataatgtatataatttacaaattaataGATTCTAATCTAAACCATTTTAAACAAtcaatatatacacaatattttacaaatacaattataaatgcataaaatataaaaactttactttttaaaattatatatgtatacaattttctgatgtaatttacatttaattaatacatATAACAtatctggatggatggatggatggatggagtgaACAAAATGAGCACAGACCATATTAGTTGTCTGGCACAGGACACATTTTGAGGTCATGATTTCATACAGGCAGAAGCTGCCGTCCCCACAGTCCTCATCAATCATGCACTCCTGAATGAACAAGAATGAACCTGACATATATTACAGAAACACTGTTATTACACTTACAGCTGAGCAGACATCCCAAGGATCCCTATTAATTCAATAAACCCTGGTGGTTCAGGATAAGACATCATAACTCATAACATAGAGTACATCGttcagtcaccattcactttcactatatagaaaagagcagcttggacattcagCTAAATGTCTTCAACTGGGTTACACAAAAGAATGTcagtcatagaggtttggaacgacatgagggtgagtacatgatgatggtgttttcctttttttctattttggggGAACTTTTTCTTTAAGCAACCTACAGCAGTGTGTCTTAACTTTAGTTTGGAGACAATGCTGCAGGTtgcttaaagaaaagaaaatactgtAATAGCAAGTTTGGTTTTGGACTTTAGGTCATGAAATTCCAATGAAGTGTTTTGCCTCCCAGATAGAAATTCAGTTGGGgattaaaaataactgaaaacCACATTTTTGTTGCCTGGAACATCCTCCTCATTATAATGTTTTATCAGAAAGAGTCATTTGTGTGCTTGTACTTTGTTAGAGACCCTGGAACTTGATATGATGCAAATTTTGTGACTTAAGGAAAAGGTGGGAAATAAGACGTAATATGATTAACATTTCCACTGTGcagaaaatatttacaaacaaacTGGATGAAGAATAGAGAAGTGGCCTGTGGTGCAATATAGACAAACAGGAGACAAACGTCGTCATCGGTGTCATAATTAATTCCACATTTACAGAAGTGGAGGTGCAGAAATCCATCTCAGTACTTGAATACTGTGAGAGCTGTAACAGCGAACAACCACTCAGCAGTCAACATCAGAGCCAAGCTACACCCTTCACCTCAGTTACGGCCAGGGCTGGGAATCGACTCTAAAAAGAATAGATTCTGAGGCGTTGGGAATTCCATCAAGAGAATTCCATTTTCAGTTCAACAAAGCTTATCTATGGGAGTCTCGCAAACGGAAGGCTACAGCCGACAAAggctgcacacatttaaattaacgaaaataaacagaaataaaaagagtCAGTACTGATCAATTGAATTTTAGGATGTAGCCttccattcatatatatataaaattgattcCACTTGGTTAGTTGTCTTGTAATACATGTAATAATCTATTTACTGTTAATTTATGGGATACATTTTGCAATAATGACTGGCTGTATATTTTTATCCCTAACATATAATGCTTATCTTTTAACTTTGAGCTCACATTTGCTGCTGTGCAAGCCGAGAGAGAAACCACTGAGTGCTGCCTCATGGTGAGATGGCCTCTAGCACTAACTCTCCACCACACATTCCCAGTGCACCAATTACCCATGCATTTTTTCCAGCTGTTCTAATTTCACCATTTATTGTCATGGAGCCAGGAGACTGTCTGGCCAAAGAGCCTCTAATGACACTGCCGCCTGTTAAACTTTTGTGGAAATGCATAATGACCATACATGTAATGTTTTTACTCTGGAATAGATATAATGCAGtagatataatttatttaaatcaaaagctGTTCGACAGAGTTAGACTGTAATTCAAAAGAATTGGAAGTAAAAACATCACACTTAGTTTTGAAAACAAAGACATACTGTGTTTATGTTGAAAGATCCAGGGTTTAA
It encodes:
- the LOC132133187 gene encoding dickkopf-related protein 3-like, with the protein product MLKFVILSLCAWFVVGSSVHTHRGGHLDITGALEEHWAQGQTTLNEMFKEVEKLMEDTQQKLEEAVHQMENESSKSLLHGRNFPASFLNETTKVIKVGNRTVQLIERIDKETDNKTGKTNFSRTLIQNTERWNEVDHECMIDEDCGDGSFCLYEIMTSKCVLCQTTNMECTKDVECCGDQLCVWGVCSQNRTKGQSGTICQYQSDCSPQHCCAFHKALLFPVCRPKPQEGQGCHSHPNQLMDLLLWDEEGPRVHCPCAAGLHCQPLNNKSLCVDERNSSGEGNAD